From the Halalkalicoccus sp. CGA53 genome, one window contains:
- a CDS encoding homoserine kinase translates to MTTVRAPATSANLGSGFDVFGVALSRPADVVRVSRAEETSIEIRGTGSEFIPTDPAKNTVGAVARSLDAPARIEIDKGVRPSSGLGSSAASSAAAALALNDLYDLRLSREELVPHAAEGEALVSGAAHVDNVAPALLGGFTIATDRGVTRIGASIPFVVCLPDIVLSTRDARRIVPESAGMDEIVNTIGRAATLTAGMCRDDPTLVGEGMEDGVVTPARASLIEGYAGVRERALDAGATGVTVSGAGPTVVAACFGHAKQAVASAMLDGFAEAGVEARAFQTEVGRGAELL, encoded by the coding sequence ATGACTACCGTGCGGGCACCCGCGACGAGCGCGAACCTCGGCAGCGGGTTCGACGTCTTCGGCGTCGCGCTCTCCCGGCCCGCCGACGTCGTCCGCGTCTCCAGGGCGGAGGAGACGTCGATCGAGATCCGGGGGACCGGAAGCGAGTTCATCCCCACCGATCCGGCGAAGAACACCGTCGGGGCGGTCGCCCGCTCGCTCGACGCCCCCGCACGCATCGAGATCGACAAGGGGGTCCGACCCTCCTCCGGGCTCGGCTCCTCGGCCGCGAGTTCGGCGGCCGCCGCCCTCGCGCTCAACGACCTCTACGACCTGCGGTTGAGCCGGGAGGAGCTCGTCCCTCACGCCGCCGAGGGCGAGGCGCTCGTCTCGGGGGCCGCCCACGTCGACAACGTCGCGCCCGCGCTACTCGGCGGGTTCACCATCGCCACGGACCGTGGCGTCACCCGGATCGGCGCGTCGATCCCGTTCGTCGTCTGTCTCCCCGACATCGTGCTCTCGACACGCGACGCCCGCCGGATCGTCCCCGAGTCCGCCGGGATGGACGAGATCGTCAACACCATCGGCCGGGCGGCGACGCTCACCGCCGGGATGTGCCGGGACGACCCGACGCTCGTCGGCGAGGGGATGGAAGACGGGGTCGTGACGCCGGCCCGGGCGTCGCTCATCGAGGGCTACGCGGGGGTGCGAGAACGCGCACTCGACGCCGGGGCGACCGGGGTAACCGTGAGCGGCGCGGGCCCGACGGTCGTCGCGGCCTGTTTCGGCCACGCGAAACAGGCGGTCGCGAGCGCCATGCTCGACGGCTTCGCCGAGGCGGGCGTCGAGGCCCGTGCGTTCCAGACGGAAGTGGGTCGCGGCGCGGAACTGCTCTGA
- a CDS encoding thiol-disulfide oxidoreductase DCC family protein, with product MAEDGETPAEDAELPGGHPVVLFDGVCNLCVGSVQFLIERDPEARFRFAPLQSEVGERLVADCGLDPETLDSIVLVDEGSCAVKSDAVMGIGRHLGGAYRLLSAGRLLPKRLRDAVYDFVAARRYGWFGRKDRCMMPTPDLRSRFLSESSGRADD from the coding sequence ATGGCCGAGGACGGAGAGACACCCGCCGAGGACGCCGAGCTACCCGGGGGTCACCCTGTAGTCCTCTTCGACGGCGTCTGCAACCTCTGTGTCGGCTCCGTACAGTTCCTCATCGAACGCGATCCGGAGGCGCGGTTCAGGTTCGCCCCGCTCCAGTCGGAGGTCGGAGAACGGCTCGTCGCCGACTGCGGGCTTGATCCCGAGACGTTAGACTCGATCGTGCTGGTCGACGAGGGGAGCTGCGCCGTGAAGTCCGACGCGGTCATGGGGATCGGACGCCACCTCGGTGGTGCCTACCGACTGCTCTCGGCGGGTCGACTCCTCCCCAAACGACTCAGAGACGCCGTTTACGACTTCGTCGCGGCCCGCCGCTACGGCTGGTTCGGGCGGAAAGACCGGTGTATGATGCCGACGCCCGACCTCCGTTCGCGCTTTCTCTCCGAGAGTTCTGGCCGGGCCGACGACTGA
- a CDS encoding HTTM domain-containing protein, protein MRSGGEISALSGRARGYLKDCVRLDTRTLAVFRVFVGLLILADLLLRSRNFEFFYTEEGVVPRSLAIELSTDNAFSFYHATTDPALLLALFVVQALFAFQLIVGYKTRIAMVLSFLFVVSLDHHNPLVTSYADVLFRLLLFWAIFLPLGERWSVDAVLSETPPRGSFVGIASVMILCQMVYMYVVNAYHKSQSELWTGGEATPLVMGLDDMTFLLAPIVREFPTLLQYGGLTWYYMLWASPLLILLAGRLRLPFLLMFVGGHASFAMTVRIGAFAYVALAGLVLFVQTPVWEDAKRLVDRLGLDRERIAGRASGAAAVARRFPTVRLNSERGRWAKSTLYIFAVVLVSFSMVMLAVAPFLHGGGVVDPDGRFAATEDEVDDVASAFAVSQPEWSVFAPIPRTTDRYYVFPARTADGELIDAYNHRELSYDRAHDQLQRQYGTYRERFYMNSVRRGGFDNDVAPQLAEYLCRTYEDDHGVELTHVNMYAVSEDITLETISAHDERDRESELIYKHACGGEGDTEEFEPPDF, encoded by the coding sequence ATGCGATCCGGCGGGGAGATCTCAGCGCTTTCGGGACGGGCCCGCGGCTATCTGAAGGATTGTGTCCGGCTCGACACGCGGACGCTCGCGGTCTTTCGGGTGTTCGTCGGCCTGCTGATCCTCGCCGACCTGCTGCTGCGTTCGCGGAACTTCGAGTTCTTCTACACCGAGGAGGGCGTCGTCCCCCGGTCGCTCGCGATCGAACTGTCCACGGACAACGCCTTCTCGTTCTACCACGCGACGACCGATCCGGCGCTCCTCCTCGCGCTGTTCGTCGTCCAGGCGCTGTTCGCGTTCCAGCTGATCGTCGGCTACAAGACCCGGATCGCGATGGTGCTCTCGTTTCTCTTCGTCGTCTCGTTGGATCACCACAACCCGCTCGTCACGAGCTACGCCGACGTCCTCTTCCGGCTGCTGCTGTTCTGGGCGATCTTCCTCCCGCTGGGCGAGCGCTGGTCGGTCGACGCGGTCCTCTCCGAGACCCCGCCCCGGGGGTCGTTCGTCGGGATCGCCTCCGTGATGATCCTCTGTCAGATGGTCTATATGTACGTCGTCAACGCCTACCACAAGTCCCAGTCGGAGCTCTGGACGGGCGGGGAGGCCACCCCGCTCGTGATGGGTCTCGACGACATGACGTTCCTCCTCGCCCCGATCGTCCGGGAGTTCCCCACCCTGTTGCAGTACGGCGGGCTGACCTGGTACTACATGCTCTGGGCGTCGCCACTTCTGATCCTGCTCGCCGGCCGGCTCCGGCTTCCCTTCCTGCTGATGTTCGTCGGCGGACACGCCTCGTTCGCGATGACGGTGCGGATCGGGGCGTTCGCCTACGTCGCGCTCGCGGGCTTGGTCCTGTTCGTCCAGACGCCCGTCTGGGAGGACGCCAAGCGGCTGGTCGACCGCCTCGGCCTCGACCGCGAGCGGATCGCCGGGCGCGCTTCGGGGGCCGCAGCAGTCGCACGACGCTTCCCGACCGTCCGGCTGAACTCCGAACGGGGGCGGTGGGCGAAGTCGACGCTCTACATCTTCGCCGTCGTCCTCGTCTCGTTCTCGATGGTCATGCTCGCGGTCGCACCGTTCCTCCACGGCGGCGGGGTCGTCGATCCGGACGGTCGGTTCGCCGCGACCGAGGACGAGGTCGACGACGTGGCGAGCGCCTTCGCCGTCTCCCAGCCGGAGTGGAGCGTCTTCGCGCCCATCCCACGAACGACCGACCGCTACTACGTCTTCCCTGCGCGGACCGCGGACGGCGAGCTCATCGACGCGTACAACCACCGGGAGCTCTCCTACGACAGGGCACACGACCAGCTCCAGCGCCAGTACGGCACCTACCGGGAGCGATTCTACATGAACAGCGTCCGCCGCGGCGGGTTCGACAACGACGTCGCACCACAGCTCGCGGAGTACCTCTGTCGGACCTACGAGGACGACCACGGCGTCGAACTCACGCACGTCAACATGTACGCCGTGAGCGAGGACATCACCCTGGAGACGATCAGCGCCCACGACGAGCGCGACCGGGAGTCGGAGCTGATCTACAAACACGCCTGCGGCGGCGAGGGCGACACCGAGGAGTTCGAGCCGCCCGACTTCTGA
- the pdxS gene encoding pyridoxal 5'-phosphate synthase lyase subunit PdxS translates to MSEATDIEELKRGTDLVKRGFARMQKGGVIMDVVTAEQARIAEDAGAVAVMALEAVPADIRKRGGVARMPDPANVTEIVEEVSIPVMGKARIGHHTEAQILEALGVDMIDESEVLTPADDAYHIDKREFTSPFVCGARDLGEALRRIEEGAAMIRTKGEAGTGDVNQAVHHQRTIRGAIRKLEGMSHEEREAFAREIDAPAHLVHESADAGRLPVVNFAAGGIATPADAALMMYHGCDGIFVGSGIFGAENPPEMAEAIVQATLNWDDPEKLAEIASDIGKGMKGSANADIPEEERLQGRGV, encoded by the coding sequence ATGTCAGAGGCGACCGACATCGAGGAGCTAAAGCGCGGGACGGATCTCGTGAAGCGGGGGTTCGCGCGGATGCAGAAGGGTGGCGTCATCATGGACGTCGTCACCGCCGAGCAGGCCAGGATCGCGGAGGACGCCGGGGCGGTCGCGGTGATGGCCCTGGAGGCGGTGCCGGCGGACATCAGAAAGCGCGGTGGCGTCGCCCGGATGCCCGACCCGGCGAACGTCACCGAGATCGTTGAGGAGGTCTCGATCCCGGTGATGGGCAAGGCCCGGATCGGCCACCACACCGAAGCCCAGATCCTCGAAGCCCTGGGAGTGGACATGATCGACGAGTCGGAGGTCCTCACGCCGGCCGACGACGCCTACCACATCGACAAGCGTGAGTTCACCTCGCCGTTCGTCTGCGGTGCGCGCGATCTGGGGGAGGCTCTCAGGCGGATCGAGGAGGGCGCGGCGATGATCCGCACCAAGGGCGAGGCCGGAACGGGAGACGTGAACCAGGCGGTCCACCACCAGCGCACCATTCGGGGTGCGATCCGGAAGCTAGAGGGGATGAGCCACGAGGAGCGGGAAGCGTTCGCCCGCGAGATCGACGCGCCCGCACACCTCGTTCACGAGTCAGCCGACGCGGGTCGGCTCCCGGTCGTGAACTTCGCCGCCGGCGGGATCGCGACGCCCGCGGACGCGGCGCTGATGATGTACCACGGCTGTGACGGCATCTTCGTCGGCTCGGGTATCTTCGGCGCGGAGAACCCACCCGAGATGGCCGAGGCGATCGTCCAGGCGACGCTCAACTGGGACGACCCGGAGAAACTCGCGGAGATCGCGAGCGACATCGGCAAGGGGATGAAAGGCAGCGCGAACGCCGACATCCCCGAGGAGGAGCGCCTCCAGGGTCGCGGCGTCTGA
- a CDS encoding pyridoxal-phosphate-dependent aminotransferase family protein encodes MDDRDSLVMTPGPTALPPAVREAMARPIENPDIEPGFTAFYHDLLEKLATVSATEHDALVLGGEGMLGLEAGVASLVDEGETVLCLSNGLYGTGFADLVSLAGGHPVLLEDPDDEPLAASEVERAVEEHDPVLATMVHCETPTGLLNDLDPVLEVMRDAGVLTLVDAVSSLAGTPVPEPDVLLGGSQKCLSSPPGLSTLSVSDAAWEKVEETEQRSFYASLDPWRDLGDGPVARFPYTHLVSNLYALDASLGLVLDEGLETVFERHERAAAHCRERGAEIGLEPYPPEVLCSPTVTAFAVENAERVQRDVAEEGVVLATGLGEHTDDILRVGHMGYNAEVETVDEAMDALSAVLAG; translated from the coding sequence ATGGACGACAGAGACAGCCTCGTGATGACGCCCGGTCCGACGGCGCTCCCGCCGGCGGTCCGGGAGGCGATGGCCCGACCAATCGAGAACCCCGATATCGAACCGGGGTTCACCGCGTTCTACCACGACCTGCTCGAGAAGCTCGCGACGGTCTCGGCTACCGAACACGACGCGCTCGTCCTCGGCGGCGAGGGGATGCTCGGGCTCGAAGCGGGCGTCGCCTCCCTCGTCGACGAGGGTGAGACGGTGCTCTGTCTCTCGAACGGGTTGTACGGAACCGGCTTCGCCGATCTCGTCTCGCTCGCCGGTGGCCACCCCGTGCTGCTCGAGGATCCGGACGACGAACCGCTCGCGGCGAGCGAGGTCGAGCGCGCGGTCGAGGAGCACGATCCGGTGCTCGCGACGATGGTCCACTGTGAGACGCCGACCGGCCTGCTCAACGATCTCGATCCCGTCCTCGAGGTCATGCGCGACGCCGGCGTGCTCACGCTCGTCGACGCCGTCTCCTCGCTCGCCGGCACCCCTGTACCCGAGCCCGACGTCCTGCTCGGCGGCTCGCAGAAGTGTCTCAGCTCCCCGCCGGGGCTCTCGACGCTCTCGGTGAGCGACGCCGCCTGGGAGAAGGTCGAGGAGACGGAGCAACGGTCGTTCTACGCGAGCCTCGACCCCTGGCGCGACCTCGGCGACGGGCCGGTCGCCCGCTTTCCCTACACCCACCTCGTCTCGAACCTGTACGCGCTCGACGCCTCGCTCGGCCTCGTTCTGGACGAGGGTCTAGAGACCGTCTTCGAGCGCCACGAACGGGCCGCCGCCCACTGCCGTGAACGAGGAGCGGAGATCGGTCTCGAACCCTATCCGCCGGAGGTGCTGTGCTCCCCGACGGTCACGGCGTTCGCGGTCGAGAACGCCGAGAGGGTCCAGCGGGACGTCGCGGAGGAGGGCGTCGTCCTCGCAACGGGGCTGGGCGAGCACACGGACGATATCCTCCGGGTCGGGCACATGGGCTACAACGCCGAGGTTGAGACGGTGGACGAGGCGATGGACGCGCTGAGTGCGGTGCTCGCGGGGTAG
- a CDS encoding succinylglutamate desuccinylase/aspartoacylase family protein gives MRRRSYILGAGAVVATSLGQIGTGTADANGAAVETYVIASGTPSETEVSVISSGDGPTTVVTGGIHGDERVGVEAAARIVERWRPASGSLVVVPRANVTGIEADRRGWARGTDDWADLNRQFPAGEEPPETLPSAIWSLLDEHDPGYLIDLHSAYYMHGRQDGSRRSVGQALFRSPAGGDRDRVLNRLNERYDLANLESHDGHTCEFVAGNDLGTSDSPLFLRKAGVDRGVEGFLLDTYRADRPNAAHSLDDEVEWALTACAVGLADAGHELSPEIEEWL, from the coding sequence ATGCGGAGGCGATCCTACATCCTCGGTGCCGGGGCCGTCGTGGCCACGTCCCTCGGCCAGATCGGAACCGGCACGGCGGACGCGAACGGCGCTGCTGTCGAGACGTACGTCATCGCGTCGGGAACCCCCTCGGAGACGGAGGTCTCCGTGATCTCCAGCGGGGACGGCCCCACGACGGTCGTGACCGGGGGGATCCACGGCGACGAGCGGGTGGGTGTCGAGGCAGCGGCCCGGATCGTCGAGCGTTGGCGACCGGCGTCGGGGTCGCTCGTCGTCGTTCCCCGGGCGAACGTCACCGGCATCGAGGCGGATCGCCGAGGGTGGGCGCGCGGCACGGACGACTGGGCAGACCTCAACCGGCAGTTCCCGGCGGGCGAGGAGCCGCCGGAGACGCTCCCGTCGGCGATATGGAGCCTCCTCGACGAGCACGACCCGGGCTACCTGATCGACCTGCACTCGGCGTACTACATGCACGGCCGGCAGGACGGGAGCCGCCGGTCGGTCGGACAGGCGCTCTTTCGGTCCCCCGCAGGTGGCGACCGGGATCGGGTGCTGAACCGGCTCAACGAGCGCTACGACCTCGCGAACCTGGAGAGCCACGACGGTCACACCTGCGAGTTCGTCGCCGGAAACGACCTCGGGACGAGCGACTCGCCGCTGTTCCTCCGGAAGGCGGGCGTCGACCGGGGTGTAGAGGGTTTCCTCCTCGACACCTACAGAGCCGACCGGCCGAACGCGGCGCACTCGCTCGACGACGAGGTCGAGTGGGCGCTCACCGCGTGTGCGGTCGGGCTCGCCGACGCGGGTCACGAGCTCTCGCCGGAGATCGAGGAGTGGCTCTGA
- a CDS encoding DUF1405 domain-containing protein: MSASPAEDLPRYVAPLPDRLEGFALRYAWAIVAINLGGTAFGFYYYAGQFAGTPVLMWPWVPDSPLATLFMAASLALYKLGRPSEVVNALAFIGNVKLGLWTPYTLFVLRDHYAYLDPAMYQFLFWSHLAMVVQAFLIHRYARFSVPAVAAALAWYTFDLVVDYFVPIVGGPHHTRLPAANPAEVDAFLGATMFSAAAAGAVVFTILPTFLLLATRVEKVRAARRMAAGETGSTGER; this comes from the coding sequence ATGTCAGCGTCCCCCGCAGAGGACCTCCCGCGCTACGTCGCCCCGCTTCCGGATCGGCTAGAGGGGTTCGCGCTCCGCTACGCCTGGGCGATCGTCGCGATCAATCTCGGCGGAACGGCCTTCGGCTTCTACTACTACGCCGGGCAGTTCGCGGGCACCCCGGTACTGATGTGGCCGTGGGTGCCCGACAGCCCGCTCGCGACGCTGTTCATGGCGGCGAGCCTCGCGCTTTATAAACTCGGCCGACCGAGCGAGGTGGTGAACGCGCTCGCGTTCATCGGGAACGTCAAACTCGGGCTCTGGACGCCGTACACCCTGTTCGTCCTCCGGGATCACTACGCCTACCTCGACCCCGCGATGTACCAGTTCCTCTTCTGGAGCCACCTCGCGATGGTCGTCCAGGCGTTTCTCATCCACCGCTACGCGCGGTTCTCGGTCCCTGCGGTGGCTGCGGCGCTCGCCTGGTACACGTTCGATCTCGTGGTGGACTACTTCGTCCCGATCGTCGGTGGACCACACCACACACGTCTCCCCGCTGCCAACCCCGCGGAGGTGGACGCCTTTCTCGGTGCGACGATGTTCTCCGCGGCGGCCGCCGGTGCCGTGGTCTTCACGATCCTGCCGACGTTCCTGCTGCTCGCGACCCGGGTCGAGAAGGTGCGCGCGGCGAGACGGATGGCCGCAGGCGAAACGGGGTCGACCGGGGAGCGCTGA
- a CDS encoding HFX_2341 family transcriptional regulator — MATHIVPVGFDYDRLIAPLIRDRLAVDRVILLEGAVGSEANVEYSRHLSRKLEKDFRNLLGAETERVVVEDVYDYDAAFEQAYGLIDAELDAGTDVWVNVSAMPRPVSFAVATAAHSLSVERQEDRDRIHTYYTAPEKYLETELAEELRREAALLSEIGAGDIDPDRIDERLDSIRELLSEFDERGTTIGAMEIDGRHIVEFPVASFSNVKPFEELILFKLGEDGEFESVSELASALATDLSEEYTDSFRSKVIYNVDRLGPGGKGYVEQEAHGKSHRTRLSRIGELWVRAHAGDDEQSE, encoded by the coding sequence ATGGCGACGCACATCGTGCCGGTCGGCTTCGACTACGACCGGCTGATCGCGCCCCTGATCCGCGATCGACTCGCCGTCGACCGGGTGATCCTCCTCGAAGGCGCCGTCGGGAGCGAGGCGAACGTCGAGTACTCCCGGCACCTCTCGCGCAAACTGGAGAAGGACTTCCGGAACCTGCTGGGTGCCGAGACCGAGCGCGTGGTAGTCGAGGACGTCTACGACTACGACGCGGCGTTCGAGCAGGCCTACGGCCTCATCGACGCGGAGCTCGACGCCGGCACCGACGTCTGGGTGAACGTGAGCGCGATGCCCCGGCCCGTGAGCTTCGCCGTCGCGACCGCCGCGCACTCGCTCTCCGTCGAGCGTCAGGAGGACAGGGACAGGATCCACACCTACTACACGGCTCCCGAAAAGTACCTGGAGACCGAACTCGCGGAGGAGCTCCGGCGGGAAGCGGCCCTGCTCTCGGAGATCGGGGCGGGCGACATCGATCCCGACCGGATCGACGAGCGCCTCGACTCGATCCGGGAACTGCTCTCGGAGTTCGACGAGCGCGGGACGACGATCGGTGCGATGGAGATCGACGGTCGACACATCGTGGAGTTCCCCGTCGCGTCGTTCTCGAACGTGAAACCGTTCGAGGAGCTGATCCTGTTCAAACTCGGCGAGGACGGCGAGTTCGAGTCGGTGAGCGAGCTGGCGAGCGCGCTCGCGACCGACCTCTCGGAGGAGTACACCGACAGCTTCCGCTCGAAGGTGATCTACAACGTGGATCGGCTCGGTCCCGGCGGGAAGGGCTACGTCGAACAGGAGGCCCACGGGAAGTCCCACCGGACGCGGCTCTCGCGGATCGGCGAGCTCTGGGTCCGGGCGCACGCGGGAGACGACGAGCAGAGCGAGTAG
- a CDS encoding hybrid sensor histidine kinase/response regulator, translated as MTLPLSVLHVEDDAAFAELTASALEHEAEGIDVVSETDVERALSRIEAESFDCVVSDYDMPGMDGLSLLAAVRERDPDLPFILFTGKGSEEIASEAISAGVTDYVQKGGGLEQYAMLRKRIENAVSGRRALAELEREREFVDAALAGLTDVFYVFDETGRFLRWNDRLSEVTGYTDDEIREMHPIEFFPPEERAAITSAIGSVVEVGETVVVESVIETADGERIPYEFTGSPIDTDLGEGRSVCGVGRDITARKRTERELREQTAFVEGGLEGVIDFYYILDPNGFIRDWSEGTPEVVGYEPEELRGAHASAFVPEGSENEVAETLFRAVEEGRARVEVPFVGPDGTETPYEFTVVVVRDGEEVTGICGLARDVSERYERERALRRERDRLAAFASAVSHDLRNPLTVAQGHLELAREAGGDGTEEHFEEIDRALSRMETLVDHVLALAKEGRTVGETEPVALGSVVDDAWRALGDRGEATLERDELPTIVADESRLRQLVENLLRNAVDHGGERVEVSRLDDGFSIADDGPGVPPSERERIFDPGVSDGQGGIGLGLAIVEEVAEAHGWSVAVADSPDGGACFSVTGVERSRSLVDRNRVQ; from the coding sequence ATGACTCTCCCCCTCAGCGTCCTCCACGTCGAGGACGACGCCGCGTTCGCCGAACTGACCGCGAGCGCGCTCGAGCACGAGGCAGAGGGGATCGACGTCGTGAGCGAGACGGACGTCGAGCGCGCGCTCTCGCGGATCGAGGCGGAGTCGTTCGACTGCGTGGTGAGCGACTACGACATGCCGGGGATGGACGGCCTCTCGCTGCTCGCTGCGGTGCGCGAGCGCGATCCGGACCTCCCCTTCATCCTCTTCACGGGGAAGGGAAGTGAGGAGATCGCGAGCGAGGCGATCTCGGCGGGCGTGACCGACTACGTCCAGAAGGGCGGCGGTCTGGAGCAGTACGCGATGCTCCGAAAGCGGATCGAGAACGCGGTGTCGGGGCGGCGGGCGCTCGCGGAGCTCGAACGCGAGCGCGAGTTCGTCGACGCCGCGCTGGCGGGGCTGACCGACGTCTTCTACGTCTTCGACGAGACGGGCCGGTTCCTCCGGTGGAACGACCGGCTGAGCGAGGTCACCGGCTACACGGACGACGAGATCCGGGAGATGCACCCGATCGAGTTCTTCCCGCCGGAAGAGCGAGCGGCGATTACGTCTGCGATCGGGTCCGTCGTAGAGGTAGGGGAGACCGTCGTGGTCGAGTCGGTGATCGAGACCGCAGACGGCGAACGGATCCCCTACGAGTTCACCGGCTCGCCGATCGACACCGACCTCGGGGAGGGCCGCTCTGTCTGTGGGGTCGGACGCGACATCACGGCGCGAAAGCGTACCGAGCGGGAGCTACGCGAGCAGACGGCGTTCGTCGAGGGTGGCCTGGAGGGGGTGATCGACTTCTACTACATACTCGACCCGAACGGCTTCATCCGGGACTGGAGCGAGGGGACCCCCGAGGTCGTCGGCTACGAGCCCGAGGAGTTGCGCGGGGCGCACGCCTCCGCGTTCGTCCCCGAGGGCTCCGAGAACGAGGTCGCAGAGACGCTGTTCCGGGCCGTCGAGGAGGGCAGAGCCCGCGTCGAGGTGCCGTTCGTCGGTCCCGACGGAACCGAGACGCCCTACGAGTTCACGGTCGTCGTGGTGCGCGACGGCGAGGAGGTGACGGGGATCTGTGGGCTCGCACGGGACGTGAGCGAGCGCTACGAGCGCGAGCGGGCGCTCCGTCGCGAGCGTGACCGGCTGGCGGCGTTCGCCAGCGCGGTCAGTCACGACCTGCGGAACCCGCTGACCGTCGCCCAGGGCCACCTCGAGCTCGCACGCGAGGCCGGCGGTGACGGGACCGAGGAACACTTCGAGGAGATCGACCGGGCGCTCTCGCGGATGGAGACGCTCGTCGACCACGTCCTCGCGCTCGCGAAGGAGGGCCGGACGGTCGGCGAGACCGAGCCGGTCGCGCTCGGGTCGGTCGTCGACGACGCCTGGCGAGCGCTCGGGGATCGGGGGGAGGCGACGCTCGAACGCGACGAGCTGCCGACGATCGTCGCCGACGAGTCCCGGCTCCGACAGCTCGTCGAGAACCTCCTGCGGAACGCGGTCGACCACGGCGGCGAGCGCGTCGAGGTCTCCAGGCTCGACGACGGCTTCTCGATCGCCGACGACGGGCCCGGTGTCCCACCGTCGGAGCGAGAGCGGATCTTCGATCCCGGCGTCTCGGACGGCCAGGGAGGTATCGGCCTCGGCCTCGCGATCGTCGAGGAGGTCGCCGAGGCACACGGCTGGTCGGTCGCTGTCGCGGACTCTCCCGACGGGGGGGCGTGCTTCTCCGTGACCGGGGTGGAGCGATCACGCTCCCTCGTCGACAGAAATCGAGTTCAGTAA
- the dnaG gene encoding DNA primase DnaG, protein MHDTAKYLIHADITASGVVERSDVVGAVFGQTEGLLGDDLDLHDLQQSSKVGRIDVRISSERGVSRGEMTIASSMDKVETAVLAAALETIERVGPCRSTIEVTRIEDVRAATRREVVERATTILSDTFDDTVMSSEEMLTRVRESVRVGEISEYEGYPAGPNVADGGSVILVEGRSDVLTLLRYGIKNAVAVEGTDVPEAVAALTRDRTATAFLDGDRGGELIMKELAQVADIDAVAFAPPGGSVEDLSRDEVMDALRKKVPYEAVVEAEEPLAAAAARTQPAAGPSGPETNDREGGVESDDESAPPDTVETSGDGTTADAQGGDPEIEGSPGPDVDETAESDPETLRGHVEAVIGEGTGSVRLLTDSFESIADEPVEEAFETVRDAETRPYAVVLDGTLTQRILDVAAQRGVEQVLARDLGEFTKRPTSVRLRTADELEVPA, encoded by the coding sequence ATTCACGATACAGCGAAGTACCTCATTCACGCGGATATAACGGCCAGCGGAGTGGTCGAACGGAGCGACGTGGTCGGGGCGGTGTTCGGGCAGACCGAGGGCCTCCTCGGCGACGACCTCGACCTCCACGACCTCCAGCAGTCCTCGAAGGTGGGCCGGATCGACGTCCGGATCTCGAGCGAGCGCGGCGTCTCGCGCGGCGAGATGACGATCGCCTCGAGCATGGACAAGGTCGAGACCGCCGTGTTAGCGGCGGCGCTGGAGACGATCGAACGGGTCGGTCCGTGTCGCTCGACGATCGAGGTCACCCGGATCGAGGACGTCCGTGCGGCGACGCGGAGGGAGGTCGTCGAGCGAGCCACCACGATCCTCTCGGATACCTTCGACGACACGGTGATGAGTTCGGAGGAGATGCTCACCCGGGTCAGAGAGAGCGTCCGCGTCGGGGAGATCTCGGAGTACGAGGGCTACCCGGCGGGGCCGAACGTCGCCGACGGCGGCTCGGTCATCCTCGTCGAGGGCCGCTCGGACGTGCTCACGCTGCTCCGCTACGGAATCAAGAACGCGGTGGCCGTCGAGGGGACCGACGTCCCGGAGGCGGTCGCGGCGCTGACGAGGGATCGGACAGCGACGGCCTTTCTCGACGGGGATCGCGGCGGCGAGCTGATCATGAAGGAGCTCGCCCAGGTCGCGGATATCGACGCGGTCGCGTTCGCCCCGCCCGGCGGGTCGGTCGAGGACCTGAGCCGTGACGAGGTGATGGACGCGCTGCGGAAGAAAGTGCCCTACGAGGCGGTCGTCGAGGCAGAGGAACCGCTCGCGGCCGCGGCGGCCCGAACGCAGCCGGCCGCCGGCCCCTCCGGACCGGAGACGAACGACCGAGAGGGTGGTGTGGAGTCGGACGACGAGTCCGCCCCGCCCGACACGGTCGAGACGAGCGGGGACGGAACGACGGCCGATGCCCAGGGAGGCGATCCCGAGATCGAGGGGTCACCGGGCCCCGACGTCGACGAGACCGCGGAGTCCGACCCCGAGACCCTCCGAGGACACGTCGAGGCGGTGATCGGGGAAGGTACGGGAAGCGTCAGGCTGCTCACCGACTCGTTCGAATCGATCGCCGACGAACCCGTGGAGGAGGCCTTCGAGACCGTTCGGGACGCGGAGACGCGACCCTACGCCGTGGTGCTCGACGGCACCCTCACCCAGCGGATCCTCGACGTGGCGGCCCAGCGCGGCGTCGAACAGGTGCTCGCGCGCGATCTCGGCGAGTTCACCAAGCGGCCGACGAGCGTCAGGCTCCGCACCGCCGACGAACTCGAGGTCCCCGCCTAG